The genomic window TGGCGGCCGACGATGCGCTTGAACTTGCGCTGTTGCGGGCGGGTGCGGTCGAGGACAGCGACCTCCAGGCGCTCGGCGGGGATCTCCCGCTGGGTGCCGTTGGTGTCGCGGGACAGGGCCTGGACGGCGAGCTTGAGTGCCTCCGCCAGGGACATGCCGTCCTGGTGGCGCTGGTCCAGGTAGCTGCTGATCTGCTCGGCGTTGCCGCCGACCGCCACCGAGCCGTGCTCGTCCACGATCGAACCGTCATGCGGCAACCGATAGATCTGGTCACCCTCGGGGGTCTCCCCCACCTCGGCGACGACCAGCTCCACCTCGTACGGCTTCTCGGCCGCCGAGGAGAAGATCGTGCCCAGGGTCTGGGCGTAGACGTTGGCGAGACCGCGGGCGGTCACATCGTCGCGGTCGTAGGTGTAACCA from Streptomyces sp. DSM 40750 includes these protein-coding regions:
- the prcA gene encoding proteasome subunit alpha; amino-acid sequence: MSTPFYVSPQQAMADRAEYARKGIARGRSLVVLQYADGIVFVGENPSRALHKFSEIYDRIGFAAAGKYNEYENLRIGGVRYADLRGYTYDRDDVTARGLANVYAQTLGTIFSSAAEKPYEVELVVAEVGETPEGDQIYRLPHDGSIVDEHGSVAVGGNAEQISSYLDQRHQDGMSLAEALKLAVQALSRDTNGTQREIPAERLEVAVLDRTRPQQRKFKRIVGRQLGRLLEIDGASTEAESAEEE